The following coding sequences lie in one Niabella agricola genomic window:
- the hemF gene encoding oxygen-dependent coproporphyrinogen oxidase — protein sequence MKKEATNAFRQQWIEYVYGLQDRICKALEKEDGRAVFKEDNWQRGENGKGGGGHSRIMENGGVFEKAGVNVSVVYGHITEKMKQVLPVNEGTWFACGISLVLHPENPFVPTTHANWRYFEAHDNEGTVTHRWFGGGADLTPYYLFEEDVIHFHTMLKQAIDPFGQELYPKYKKQCDEYFSNKHRENEMRGVGGVFYDHLYLSSEEEAARLLAFQKANGDAFLEAYLPLVQKRKNTSWNSENKRWQEIRRGRYVEFNLLHDRGTIFGLKTNGRTESILMSLPPTVRFVYNYEPEPGSLEDKLLQACKHPREWV from the coding sequence ATGAAAAAAGAAGCAACAAACGCATTCCGCCAGCAATGGATCGAATACGTTTACGGATTGCAGGATCGCATTTGCAAAGCCCTCGAGAAAGAAGACGGCCGGGCCGTTTTTAAGGAAGACAACTGGCAGCGCGGTGAAAATGGCAAGGGCGGCGGCGGCCATTCGCGCATTATGGAGAATGGGGGCGTTTTTGAAAAAGCAGGCGTAAACGTTTCCGTTGTGTACGGGCATATTACTGAAAAAATGAAACAGGTGCTGCCCGTAAATGAAGGAACCTGGTTCGCCTGTGGCATCAGCCTGGTGCTGCATCCCGAAAATCCCTTTGTGCCTACCACACATGCAAACTGGCGCTATTTTGAGGCACATGATAACGAAGGCACGGTTACCCATCGCTGGTTTGGTGGCGGCGCAGATCTAACCCCTTATTATTTATTTGAAGAGGATGTGATACACTTTCATACCATGTTAAAACAGGCCATCGATCCGTTTGGACAGGAATTGTATCCGAAATATAAAAAGCAGTGTGACGAATATTTTTCCAACAAGCACCGCGAAAATGAGATGCGCGGGGTAGGAGGGGTATTTTATGATCATCTTTATCTGAGCAGCGAAGAAGAGGCTGCCCGTTTGCTGGCCTTTCAAAAGGCCAACGGGGATGCATTCCTGGAGGCGTATCTTCCCCTGGTACAAAAAAGAAAGAACACGTCCTGGAACTCCGAAAATAAAAGATGGCAGGAGATCCGGCGCGGCCGGTACGTAGAGTTTAACCTGCTCCATGACCGGGGAACTATTTTCGGGTTAAAAACAAATGGTCGAACCGAAAGCATTTTAATGAGTCTGCCCCCTACGGTCCGGTTTGTTTATAATTATGAGCCGGAGCCCGGGAGCCTGGAAGATAAATTACTGCAGGCCTGTAAACATCCGCGGGAGTGGGTGTAA
- a CDS encoding sensor histidine kinase → MKAIYTILLLSFLTLSLFAQRKISRGEDLINKYKYGYEHYIDFEINSRLGSTSISTPYLTRFVFRRDITSMKDTQTQYGGVLLGIVYKKRSKITVGPGHIQSLSKRYRIASVSDSSDIQVIAYGITPEDKEFFRYHIILNDETALTQWATPTVFEQKFDAEHPYAVLWNGKSLGNQIYIEAHDTRNYDTREGVMLNWNLKTKELPKIEGIDGSAGTFEKGNRVLRQYYFSKDSVGSPYFSGFNTIYNFPENLHYRYGEFANIVFRFNIDPGTYYNAEVTKITNDSTREYRHFDQQRFQSWFEVNEYMLSTPGKYEIKIYNTKGDEDDEGNKKEYITIPIEVFSPPEKGKAFTIRQIVPYAAAAILLAAFVFYLYYRRSRRKIAGIEMEKQMSKLRLQSVRNQLDPHFVYNALAGIQNLLNKKDNKSANDYLTRFSRLSRKVLEDAEKDLITIEDEVGLLNDYLQMEQMRFGFAYSIYVDETIDQTNTEIPAMLLQPFVENAVKHAMPEVDGGCIGIRFERTDKSVLVRIRDNGKGFNVAAASGTGSWLSKNRISLLNKVYVDTPVLLDLRSGESGTTVLLTLKEWLA, encoded by the coding sequence ATGAAAGCAATCTACACAATACTGCTCCTGTCTTTTTTGACACTTTCGCTTTTTGCACAGCGGAAAATTTCCAGGGGTGAAGACCTAATTAATAAATATAAATATGGATATGAACATTACATCGATTTTGAAATAAACAGCCGGCTTGGCAGTACAAGTATCAGCACCCCTTATTTAACCCGCTTTGTGTTTAGAAGAGATATCACTTCAATGAAAGATACACAGACACAATATGGAGGGGTCCTTTTGGGTATTGTATATAAAAAAAGAAGCAAGATAACAGTTGGGCCGGGTCATATTCAGTCTTTGTCAAAAAGATACAGGATAGCATCCGTTTCGGATAGTTCGGATATACAGGTAATCGCTTATGGAATCACTCCAGAGGACAAAGAGTTTTTCAGGTATCACATTATTTTGAATGATGAAACAGCACTTACTCAATGGGCAACGCCGACGGTCTTTGAACAAAAATTTGATGCAGAACATCCTTATGCCGTATTATGGAATGGTAAATCGCTGGGTAATCAAATCTATATCGAAGCCCACGATACAAGAAATTACGACACCAGGGAAGGTGTTATGCTGAACTGGAACTTAAAAACAAAGGAGCTTCCCAAAATAGAAGGTATCGATGGCTCGGCGGGGACATTTGAAAAGGGTAACCGGGTATTAAGGCAATATTATTTTAGTAAAGATTCGGTAGGCAGCCCTTATTTTTCCGGGTTCAATACTATCTATAACTTTCCTGAAAACCTGCACTACCGCTACGGAGAGTTTGCGAATATCGTTTTCCGGTTTAATATAGATCCAGGTACATATTACAATGCAGAAGTTACAAAAATTACCAATGATAGCACCCGTGAATACCGCCACTTCGATCAACAACGCTTCCAGTCCTGGTTTGAGGTAAATGAATATATGTTATCTACCCCTGGCAAATATGAGATTAAGATATACAACACAAAGGGCGATGAAGATGATGAAGGAAATAAAAAAGAATACATCACTATACCAATAGAAGTTTTTTCGCCTCCCGAAAAGGGGAAGGCGTTTACCATCCGTCAAATTGTTCCCTATGCCGCAGCAGCTATTCTCTTAGCTGCTTTTGTATTTTACCTGTATTACAGGAGAAGTAGGCGAAAAATTGCGGGGATAGAGATGGAAAAGCAAATGAGTAAACTGCGCCTGCAATCGGTGCGAAACCAGCTCGATCCTCATTTTGTATATAATGCGCTGGCAGGTATCCAGAATCTTTTAAACAAAAAGGATAACAAAAGCGCCAATGATTATCTCACCCGTTTTTCCAGGTTATCCCGAAAAGTACTGGAGGATGCGGAAAAGGACCTGATTACTATTGAAGATGAGGTTGGATTGCTGAACGATTATTTACAGATGGAGCAAATGCGTTTTGGATTTGCATACTCTATATATGTAGATGAAACCATTGATCAGACAAACACCGAGATCCCTGCTATGCTTTTGCAACCTTTTGTGGAAAATGCGGTAAAGCACGCCATGCCGGAAGTTGACGGTGGATGCATCGGGATAAGGTTTGAAAGAACGGATAAAAGCGTACTGGTCAGGATCAGGGATAATGGAAAGGGATTTAATGTAGCTGCCGCTTCCGGAACAGGCTCCTGGTTATCAAAAAACAGGATATCTTTATTAAATAAGGTATATGTGGATACGCCCGTTTTATTGGATCTGCGTTCGGGTGAAAGCGGTACCACCGTATTGCTTACTTTAAAAGAATGGCTGGCATGA
- a CDS encoding MBL fold metallo-hydrolase: MNLYTINCGHFKLDGGAMYGVVPKSIWNGLNPADENNMCSWATRSLLIETEGRLILVDCGMGDKQSEKFFGYYYLHGDDNLDKSLAQYGFHRDDITDVFLTHLHFDHCGGAIKKEGDKLLPAFKKAVYWSNEAHWKWATHPNPREKASFLSENILPIKESGQLKFVDHWSSKNDGQSDWHVVIDRKLPEVLFGEDFLVRYAHGHTDAMMLPQVRYNGKTVVFMADLLPSPGHIPLPYVMAYDTRPLITMSEKEAFLREALEKEYILFFEHDPKLECCTLKNTERGIRPDQFFKLSDL, translated from the coding sequence GTGAACCTTTACACAATCAATTGCGGTCATTTTAAATTAGACGGGGGTGCTATGTATGGTGTGGTACCCAAGAGCATCTGGAATGGTTTAAACCCTGCAGACGAGAATAATATGTGCAGTTGGGCCACCCGCAGTCTGCTGATCGAAACGGAAGGACGTCTGATTTTAGTAGATTGCGGAATGGGTGACAAACAAAGCGAAAAATTCTTTGGGTATTATTACCTGCATGGGGATGACAACCTGGATAAATCGCTGGCGCAATACGGGTTTCACCGGGATGATATTACCGATGTGTTCTTAACACACCTGCATTTTGATCATTGTGGGGGCGCCATAAAAAAGGAGGGTGACAAACTGCTGCCTGCTTTTAAGAAGGCCGTTTACTGGAGCAATGAGGCGCATTGGAAATGGGCGACGCATCCCAACCCGAGGGAAAAGGCTTCATTCCTTTCAGAGAACATCCTGCCCATAAAGGAAAGCGGCCAATTAAAATTTGTAGATCATTGGTCTTCAAAAAATGACGGCCAGTCCGACTGGCACGTTGTAATAGATCGTAAGCTTCCCGAGGTGTTGTTTGGGGAAGATTTTTTGGTGCGATACGCACATGGTCATACAGATGCTATGATGTTGCCCCAGGTTCGGTATAATGGAAAGACGGTTGTGTTTATGGCAGACCTCCTGCCTTCTCCGGGCCATATTCCGCTGCCTTATGTGATGGCTTACGATACCCGGCCTTTGATAACGATGAGCGAAAAAGAGGCCTTTTTACGGGAGGCGCTGGAAAAGGAATACATCCTTTTTTTTGAACATGACCCGAAACTGGAATGTTGTACGCTGAAGAACACAGAACGGGGCATTCGTCCGGACCAGTTTTTTAAGCTGAGTGACCTTTAG
- the ruvC gene encoding crossover junction endodeoxyribonuclease RuvC: MQTAAKIILGIDPGTVIMGYSIIACTRQKIQMREMHAIKFSARLDGYERLSRIHEKVTELIQVYQPHEFAIEAPFFGKNVQSMLKLGRAQGVAIAAAMHFNIPVTEYSPRKIKQAVTGNGNAAKEQVWKMLQQILSLKEAPEYFDATDALAVALCHHYQISSPIKAAAGFKGWEDFIKKNPDKIKK, translated from the coding sequence TTGCAAACAGCCGCTAAAATAATCCTTGGTATTGACCCTGGTACTGTGATCATGGGATATAGCATTATTGCATGTACCCGGCAGAAGATACAAATGCGCGAAATGCATGCCATAAAATTTTCCGCCCGGCTGGACGGCTATGAACGCCTGAGCCGGATCCATGAAAAAGTAACGGAACTGATCCAGGTGTACCAGCCGCATGAATTTGCCATCGAAGCGCCGTTTTTTGGAAAGAATGTGCAGAGTATGCTTAAACTGGGGCGGGCGCAGGGCGTGGCTATTGCCGCAGCCATGCATTTTAATATTCCGGTTACGGAATATTCGCCCCGTAAAATTAAACAGGCGGTAACCGGTAACGGCAACGCAGCAAAAGAACAGGTATGGAAAATGTTGCAGCAGATCCTTTCGTTGAAAGAAGCGCCGGAATATTTTGATGCTACGGATGCGCTGGCCGTAGCGCTCTGCCATCATTACCAGATCAGCAGTCCTATAAAAGCTGCTGCGGGGTTTAAGGGCTGGGAAGATTTCATAAAGAAGAATCCGGATAAGATAAAGAAATAA
- a CDS encoding lysylphosphatidylglycerol synthase domain-containing protein, protein MKINKNIKIFFNYFLGPLLFIWLCWSIYNQVRQQEGLTDSWTQIKASLNSSKIIYLAAVIVLMAVNWMVEACKWRLAVKSVQQLSFIRALKATLSGVSFSVSTPNSIGDYVGRMLYVDEGKRIKAATLTVVSNISQLLVTVWVGLFSFYFLKGPIVAAGIISVLWFDALFYIVAFCALFLLLFYFRISWMAKWISRIPPGKRFSWSIEALEHFNATVLLRLLSLSVTRFFIFILQYFLLFQLFEVTISFWQALTGVSVLFLILAIIPTIALFTDLSVRGSLSLTILGLFNANQLGISLTSASIWLINLVIPALIGSVLVLGIKRIFKSKNENA, encoded by the coding sequence ATGAAGATCAACAAAAATATCAAAATATTCTTCAATTATTTCTTAGGTCCACTGCTGTTTATCTGGCTGTGCTGGTCTATTTACAACCAGGTACGTCAGCAGGAAGGCTTAACAGACTCCTGGACACAGATCAAAGCCTCGCTTAACAGCTCAAAGATCATATACCTGGCAGCGGTGATCGTTTTAATGGCGGTTAACTGGATGGTGGAGGCCTGCAAATGGCGCCTGGCGGTCAAAAGCGTACAGCAACTGTCTTTTATCCGTGCGCTCAAGGCTACTTTATCGGGCGTATCCTTTTCTGTATCTACTCCCAACAGCATTGGTGATTATGTAGGGCGGATGCTGTATGTAGATGAGGGCAAGCGCATTAAAGCTGCCACACTTACGGTGGTCAGCAATATCAGCCAGTTGCTGGTTACGGTATGGGTGGGTCTTTTTTCCTTTTATTTCCTAAAAGGGCCGATTGTTGCAGCGGGTATCATTTCTGTTTTATGGTTTGATGCCCTGTTTTACATTGTGGCATTCTGTGCCCTGTTTTTATTGCTTTTTTATTTCCGTATTTCCTGGATGGCCAAATGGATCAGCCGTATTCCCCCGGGAAAAAGATTCTCCTGGTCGATAGAGGCCCTGGAGCATTTTAATGCAACGGTCCTGCTCCGATTATTGTCTTTATCTGTAACACGGTTTTTTATCTTTATATTGCAATATTTTTTACTATTTCAGTTGTTTGAAGTAACGATTTCCTTTTGGCAGGCCTTGACCGGGGTGAGCGTATTGTTTTTGATTCTGGCCATTATTCCCACTATTGCGCTCTTTACAGACCTGAGTGTGCGGGGAAGCCTGAGCCTGACAATATTAGGATTATTTAACGCCAATCAATTGGGTATTAGCTTAACTTCGGCAAGCATTTGGTTAATTAACCTGGTGATACCGGCACTGATCGGAAGCGTGCTGGTGCTGGGTATTAAACGTATATTTAAAAGCAAAAATGAAAACGCTTAG
- the hemN gene encoding oxygen-independent coproporphyrinogen III oxidase, whose product MQQSLVQKYNIQGPRYTSYPTVPYWEPEHFTAGGWKEALIRSFRETNATQGISVYIHLPFCESLCTFCACHKRITRRHDVEQPYIEAVLKEWELNCALLPEPPVIKELHLGGGTPTFFSPHHLELLLKGLFSRAVIAPSPEFSFEGHPNNTTAAHLQTLSNLGFRRVSFGVQDYDPVVQKAIHRIQPFERVAAATDGARSAGYESISHDLVFGLPFQTWASMQATIERTIELRPDRIAFYSYAHVPWVKGVGQRGFREADLPAPELKRKLYEEGKALLERSGYIEVGMDHFALPGDRLHQSLLDGRLHRNFMGYSSSATQVMIGLGMSAISDAWYAFAQNEKSVEAYTEQVHAGRLPVVKGHLLNEEDLKIRKHILNLMCRFHTSWSEPAMQVQELPEIIARLREMERDGLLEISSTGLTVTAAGRAFVRNIAMAFDLRLIRKQPDTRIFSMTV is encoded by the coding sequence ATGCAGCAAAGTCTTGTACAGAAATACAATATACAGGGCCCCCGGTACACCAGTTATCCTACGGTGCCGTACTGGGAGCCGGAACATTTCACTGCCGGAGGGTGGAAGGAGGCGCTGATACGCAGCTTCCGGGAAACCAATGCAACACAGGGAATCAGCGTTTATATTCATTTGCCGTTTTGTGAAAGTCTCTGTACTTTTTGTGCCTGTCATAAGCGCATTACCCGCCGGCATGATGTGGAACAGCCCTATATAGAAGCGGTCCTGAAAGAGTGGGAACTGAACTGTGCATTACTTCCGGAGCCACCGGTCATCAAGGAGTTGCACCTGGGGGGCGGTACACCTACGTTTTTTAGTCCGCACCATCTGGAGCTGTTATTAAAAGGGCTGTTCTCAAGGGCCGTTATCGCGCCTTCACCCGAATTCAGTTTTGAGGGACACCCGAATAATACCACGGCGGCTCATCTGCAAACCTTATCGAACCTGGGGTTCCGGCGGGTAAGTTTTGGTGTACAGGATTATGATCCGGTAGTACAGAAAGCCATACATCGGATCCAGCCGTTTGAGCGGGTGGCAGCTGCAACGGATGGTGCCCGCAGCGCCGGATATGAAAGCATCAGCCATGACCTGGTTTTCGGGCTGCCCTTTCAAACCTGGGCATCCATGCAGGCTACGATTGAACGTACCATCGAATTAAGGCCGGACCGGATCGCTTTTTATTCCTATGCCCATGTGCCCTGGGTAAAAGGTGTAGGACAGCGGGGATTCCGGGAGGCAGATCTTCCCGCTCCCGAACTGAAGCGAAAGTTATATGAAGAGGGCAAGGCATTACTGGAACGGTCGGGATATATTGAGGTTGGAATGGACCATTTCGCATTGCCCGGAGACCGTTTGCACCAGTCCTTACTCGATGGTCGTCTGCATCGCAATTTTATGGGGTACTCTTCATCGGCCACCCAGGTAATGATCGGACTGGGTATGTCGGCAATCTCCGATGCCTGGTATGCGTTTGCGCAAAACGAAAAATCGGTGGAAGCATACACGGAACAGGTGCATGCAGGCCGCTTGCCCGTGGTTAAAGGGCATCTGCTGAATGAAGAAGATCTGAAGATCCGGAAACATATTTTAAACCTGATGTGCCGGTTTCATACTTCTTGGTCGGAGCCTGCGATGCAGGTGCAGGAACTACCCGAAATTATAGCTCGTCTCCGGGAAATGGAGCGCGACGGATTACTGGAAATTTCCAGTACGGGATTGACGGTTACAGCAGCAGGCCGTGCATTTGTACGTAATATTGCGATGGCATTTGATCTGCGGCTGATCCGCAAACAACCGGATACCCGTATCTTCTCCATGACTGTATAA
- the hemB gene encoding porphobilinogen synthase, which yields MMILQHRNRILRRTAAIRDMVAETQLRPSDFILPVFVTEGTDVVEAISSMPGYFRRSLDKTVEEVKELWNLGIRCVLLFVKCDDALKDNTGKESWNPDGLMQQTVKAIKDAVPEIVVMTDVALDPYSEYGHDGIVDVKSGYILNDETVEALTKMSLSHAAAGADFIAPSDMMDGRIGVFRKALEETGFSNVGIMSYSAKYASCFYGPFRDALDSAPGFGDKKTYQMNYANRIEAINETLKDVSEGADIVMVKPAMAYLDIIREIKNTVTVPVSAYHVSGEYALIKAAAERGWLDEEKAILESLTSIKRAGADLIATYFARDAVRLLQS from the coding sequence ATGATGATCTTACAACATAGGAACAGAATTTTAAGAAGAACTGCGGCCATCCGCGATATGGTTGCGGAAACACAATTACGCCCCAGCGATTTTATCTTGCCCGTTTTCGTTACGGAGGGAACAGATGTGGTGGAGGCTATTAGTTCCATGCCGGGCTATTTTCGCCGCTCGCTGGATAAGACCGTAGAAGAGGTCAAAGAATTATGGAACCTGGGCATCCGGTGCGTATTATTATTTGTAAAATGTGATGATGCACTCAAGGACAATACGGGCAAAGAAAGCTGGAACCCGGACGGTTTGATGCAACAGACTGTAAAAGCCATCAAAGATGCTGTTCCGGAAATAGTGGTCATGACCGATGTGGCACTCGATCCTTATTCGGAATACGGGCATGATGGGATTGTGGATGTAAAAAGCGGTTATATTCTGAATGATGAAACGGTGGAAGCGCTTACAAAAATGAGCCTTTCGCATGCCGCCGCCGGGGCTGATTTTATTGCACCCAGTGATATGATGGACGGCCGTATCGGAGTTTTCCGGAAAGCATTGGAGGAAACAGGTTTTTCGAATGTTGGAATTATGAGCTATTCGGCAAAATATGCCAGTTGTTTTTACGGCCCCTTCCGGGATGCACTGGATAGTGCTCCGGGTTTTGGGGATAAAAAAACCTACCAGATGAATTATGCTAACCGAATAGAGGCCATCAATGAAACGCTGAAAGATGTGTCGGAAGGCGCAGACATTGTAATGGTAAAGCCGGCAATGGCCTATCTGGATATCATCCGGGAAATAAAAAATACGGTTACCGTTCCGGTAAGTGCCTATCATGTAAGCGGAGAATATGCCCTGATCAAGGCTGCAGCAGAACGGGGCTGGCTGGATGAAGAAAAGGCCATCCTGGAAAGCCTGACTTCAATTAAAAGAGCGGGGGCTGATCTCATTGCCACTTATTTTGCCAGGGATGCCGTTCGTTTGTTACAATCCTGA
- a CDS encoding DUF3108 domain-containing protein — MKTLSLFLVPFFMLFADGNKKAVAPVATEAFAAAACSIPNTAFQAGEKVGFTVGYSVAGAFVPAGTGSFFTAMEKLNGRSVYHITGTGRTLSSYEWAYKANDTYETYIDVESFQPLQFIRNINEGGYKKYQKVSFNKAANTAISNEGVFKVPACVHDVVSSVFYARNVDYNSLKPGDKVPFSVFLDNEIFGMYIRFMGKETITTKYGKFKAIKIKPLTIKGTIFEGGEKMTVWVTDDANRVPIRVESPIIVGKVKIEMTSFEGLKNPMTALIKKH, encoded by the coding sequence ATGAAAACGCTTAGTTTATTTCTGGTTCCGTTCTTTATGTTATTTGCGGATGGCAACAAGAAGGCCGTTGCACCTGTTGCAACAGAAGCATTTGCAGCGGCGGCTTGTTCCATTCCCAATACGGCTTTTCAGGCTGGCGAAAAAGTGGGGTTTACCGTTGGCTATAGTGTTGCAGGTGCTTTTGTTCCGGCTGGAACAGGATCGTTTTTTACTGCAATGGAAAAACTGAACGGCCGTTCTGTATATCATATTACAGGAACCGGTCGTACGCTTTCGTCTTACGAGTGGGCGTATAAGGCAAATGACACTTATGAAACCTATATTGATGTGGAAAGTTTTCAGCCCCTGCAGTTTATCCGTAATATCAATGAAGGCGGCTATAAAAAATACCAAAAGGTCAGCTTTAACAAAGCGGCCAATACGGCCATCAGCAATGAAGGAGTATTCAAGGTGCCCGCCTGTGTGCATGACGTAGTAAGTTCTGTATTCTATGCCCGTAACGTTGATTATAACAGTCTGAAACCCGGTGACAAAGTGCCCTTTAGTGTGTTCCTGGACAACGAGATCTTCGGCATGTACATCCGGTTTATGGGCAAGGAAACCATTACCACTAAATACGGTAAGTTCAAAGCGATAAAGATTAAGCCGCTGACTATTAAAGGAACCATCTTTGAAGGCGGTGAAAAGATGACGGTTTGGGTTACGGATGATGCCAACCGGGTACCTATCCGCGTGGAAAGCCCCATTATTGTAGGAAAGGTGAAAATTGAAATGACGAGCTTTGAAGGATTGAAGAACCCGATGACGGCGTTAATAAAGAAGCATTAA
- a CDS encoding MFS transporter, whose amino-acid sequence MQTASKKVINGWAMYDWANSVYNLVITTTFFPIYFLAVTGSSTSDHNVRFLGRQFINSSLYDYVLAAAYLFVAILYPILTSIADTRGNKKNFMRFFCYMGALGSAILFFFTSDTLGLGVVAFMLAAMGYVGSLVFYNAYLPEIAAPEDRDRISARGFSYGYVGSVIMQLVGFLLIMLMEDKGLATRLTFLLVGIWWFCFAQITFARLPQSVQTGKIGGRVLQDGFIEIKKVYQQVKQMPVLKRYLRGFFFYSMGVQTVMLAATLFGSKLLRLPDDRLIISVVMIQLVAVAGAWYMSRLSARYGNLTVLMGVVVFWILICIAAYLTAAVAEGGGNGEFLFYGLAVAVGLVMGGIQSLSRSTYAKLMPQTKDTASFFSYYDFTEKLAIVIGIFAFGFIEEQTGSMKNSILSLIVFFAIGFFWLYSALVKQRKA is encoded by the coding sequence ATGCAAACGGCTTCTAAGAAAGTGATCAACGGGTGGGCCATGTACGATTGGGCCAATTCGGTGTACAACCTGGTTATTACCACAACCTTCTTCCCAATCTATTTTTTGGCGGTTACCGGAAGTAGTACCAGCGATCATAATGTGCGTTTCCTGGGAAGGCAGTTTATAAACTCAAGCCTGTACGATTATGTGCTGGCGGCGGCCTACCTGTTTGTAGCCATCCTGTATCCCATCCTTACATCGATCGCAGATACCCGGGGAAACAAGAAGAACTTTATGCGTTTTTTCTGTTATATGGGCGCATTGGGTTCTGCTATTCTGTTTTTCTTTACAAGCGATACGCTGGGCCTGGGTGTTGTTGCCTTTATGCTGGCTGCCATGGGATATGTAGGCAGCCTGGTGTTTTACAATGCCTATCTGCCGGAAATAGCGGCCCCCGAAGACCGGGACCGGATCAGTGCACGTGGTTTTTCTTATGGGTATGTAGGCAGCGTAATCATGCAGCTGGTAGGGTTTTTACTGATCATGTTAATGGAGGATAAAGGATTGGCAACGCGGCTTACCTTTTTATTGGTGGGCATCTGGTGGTTTTGTTTTGCACAGATCACTTTCGCAAGATTGCCTCAATCGGTACAAACGGGTAAGATCGGCGGACGGGTCCTGCAGGATGGGTTCATTGAGATAAAAAAAGTATACCAGCAGGTAAAACAAATGCCCGTGCTCAAACGATACCTGCGCGGCTTCTTTTTTTACAGCATGGGCGTGCAAACCGTAATGCTGGCGGCTACCCTCTTTGGCAGCAAGCTGCTGCGACTTCCGGATGACCGGCTGATCATATCGGTGGTAATGATACAGCTGGTGGCGGTTGCCGGCGCCTGGTATATGTCAAGGCTTTCGGCCCGGTACGGAAATCTTACAGTATTAATGGGGGTGGTCGTTTTTTGGATATTGATCTGCATCGCAGCCTATTTGACGGCCGCGGTAGCGGAAGGCGGAGGCAATGGAGAGTTCCTGTTTTACGGGCTGGCAGTTGCCGTAGGCCTGGTGATGGGTGGCATCCAGTCGCTCAGCCGGTCTACCTACGCCAAGTTAATGCCTCAAACAAAGGATACGGCTTCTTTCTTCAGTTATTATGATTTTACAGAAAAGTTGGCCATTGTAATTGGTATCTTTGCGTTTGGATTTATTGAAGAACAAACAGGCAGCATGAAAAATTCCATCTTGTCACTGATCGTTTTCTTTGCTATCGGGTTCTTCTGGCTGTATTCCGCACTGGTAAAGCAACGGAAGGCATAA
- a CDS encoding STM3941 family protein yields MTQTITIPINKKKTVRYLIGAILFVLLGVLFVIKPFLFIRSDDPTMIRIIGYICTGFFGIGIIVFIQKLANKKEGLFIDAEGITDNSSGISAGRILWRDVKNIRVEQVSDQPIIMLDVKDPLAYLQRQQNPVKKRAMELTYQLYKTPVAISAQFLNIGSEQLLPLLEAAFKDFKGK; encoded by the coding sequence ATGACGCAAACGATAACCATCCCGATAAATAAAAAAAAGACGGTACGCTACCTGATCGGAGCAATACTGTTTGTATTACTTGGGGTGCTTTTTGTGATAAAACCCTTCTTATTTATAAGAAGCGATGACCCCACCATGATCCGGATCATCGGGTACATCTGCACCGGGTTCTTCGGAATCGGGATCATCGTTTTTATTCAGAAACTAGCGAATAAAAAAGAAGGGCTGTTCATAGATGCAGAAGGCATTACCGATAATTCCAGTGGTATATCGGCCGGAAGGATCTTATGGCGGGACGTAAAAAACATCCGGGTGGAACAGGTATCGGATCAACCAATCATTATGCTGGACGTAAAAGATCCCTTGGCCTATTTACAACGGCAGCAAAACCCGGTAAAGAAACGAGCAATGGAATTGACATATCAGCTGTACAAAACACCGGTGGCCATTTCAGCGCAGTTTTTAAATATCGGGTCTGAACAATTGTTGCCCTTGCTGGAAGCGGCTTTTAAGGATTTCAAAGGTAAATAA